In Thermodesulfobacteriota bacterium, a single window of DNA contains:
- the hisH gene encoding imidazole glycerol phosphate synthase subunit HisH — MLAIIDYGMGNLRSIANAFLALGCQVLVTRAATDLEAADAIVLPGVGAFEDGMRRLRELGMIEALSRQVLDRRKPYLGVCLGMQFLASESHEHGVTKGLGWLPGTVERIVPEGGAFKVPHIGWNDVEVVGFGPLFRDLAPRPVFYFVHSYHLRPVPESAHLVTSRCWHGTDVVASVSLGHIHGVQFHPEKSQAAGLKLLRNFLDSCAHEAPHA, encoded by the coding sequence ATGCTCGCCATCATCGATTACGGCATGGGCAATCTACGTTCCATCGCCAACGCCTTCCTGGCGCTGGGCTGTCAAGTGCTGGTCACCCGCGCGGCAACCGATCTGGAGGCAGCGGACGCCATCGTGCTGCCCGGGGTTGGTGCTTTCGAAGACGGCATGCGCAGGCTGCGGGAACTGGGGATGATCGAGGCCCTGAGTCGTCAGGTGCTGGACCGGCGTAAGCCCTACCTGGGGGTCTGTCTCGGCATGCAGTTCCTGGCCTCGGAGAGCCACGAGCACGGGGTGACCAAGGGCCTGGGCTGGCTGCCGGGAACGGTCGAGAGGATCGTGCCCGAGGGCGGGGCCTTCAAGGTGCCGCATATAGGCTGGAACGACGTCGAGGTCGTAGGCTTCGGGCCGCTATTCCGGGATCTCGCCCCCCGGCCGGTCTTCTACTTCGTGCACAGCTACCACCTGCGACCGGTACCGGAGTCGGCACATCTAGTCACTTCCCGCTGCTGGCACGGCACGGACGTGGTGGCCAGCGTGTCCCTCGGGCACATCCACGGGGTGCAGTTCCATCCGGAAAAGAGCCAGGCGGCAGGCCTGAAGCTGCTGCGCAACTTCCTGGACAGTTGCGCGCACGAGGCGCCGCATGCTTAA